A region of the Candidatus Kapaibacterium sp. genome:
CTTATTGTTATCTATAAAATAATAATAATCAAAAGCAAGATTATCAGGTAATGTCAAAACTCTCTCTGCAGCACCTTTGTAACCTGCTTCTTCTTCCTGAGTAAACAAGAGTGATTCATATAGTTCAGTTGATGTTATATTTCTATCACCACTGCCAGCAAAACCATCGAAATAAATTGTTTTCCAATGCCTTTGATTGTTCATTATTTTCAGATAAGCACTTACATACTTTGCAAATGCGTCCAACTTTCTTGTTGTCCAACTGCCTCCCCAATCTCCATTCATTGGTTCGTTTAACATTTTGTTATTCCAAGTCATAAAAATTTACCATAATATTTTTTACAAATATATCATTTTTAACGAAATAGTGTGTCATTGCAAATTTTTTTCCTTTCACTCTCCTCCTTCGACGATTTTGATTTCTTCGGGGGTGAGGGCGTAGAGTTGGTAAACGAGGGCGTCTATTTCTTTGTCCGTGCGGGAGATGTATTGCTCTATGTGCTTGCGGTCGAACTCTGTGGCTGTTTGCAATTCCTTGTGCAGTCGCAACATTCGCTCGACGAGTTCTACTATCTTGTCGTGCTGTGCTTTCTCATGATTATTTTCAAAATTTATTTTCTTAATAGGTATATCTTTAATAAAACGTTTTTCATAAGAATAGAATCCACCTCTATAATAAGATGATGATTTTGAAATAAAATATCCTGATACTGATGAATTCAACAATCCCAAAATATAATAAATTGACTCTTTTACTGTTGGCAACAATGTAATTCCATATCCGCCCATTAGACCATATCCAACACCGTCATCAAGAGTAAATGATGGTGTATTAGCCAAATCACGAGTGATAATTTTTTTTAAATCTACAAGTCTTATAAATTGAGTGCGGCTAAAACAAAACCAAGCTGGTCCCTTTAGTTTCCCTCTATCTCTTTGCATTAATCTATCTTTATTTCTCAATAGATAGTTATATATTTTAGGTGAATCCTTGGATAAATCAGTCTCGGTTATAGGGACACCATTTATATAAGGAAAAATCGCAAATCTATTCAAGAAATCTATTGAATATCTTTGGATATCTTTTCCTTTCAATACTTTTACATAATATTGTTCCTCTAAAAATTCTTCCTCAAAATTGTGTATAAATATTTCATCCGAACCTGTTTTAAAACCTTGGGAAATATTTTCAGTAAAGTCTGAAAGTTTTGTTTCGTAACTATTTAGTTTGAGCATAAGATCTCTATCATTTAATAACTGGAAATTCCATTCATTCATTTTCAAAATAGATGAATCAATAGCGTTTGATGAAGATTTTTTAAAGTAACGCCAATTATCTAAATTTTCAACTTTTGTAAAACTAAAACTATCATTATTAAACCGATTCAAAAAAAGTAAACAAGTATATGTAGTCGCTCCATCAAATATTTGAATGTCTCCAAAATGTATTATTTCACTAATATTGTTATTCTTAGATAAGATAGTTCTTAAACCTTGTCCATAATTTGCATTAAAAAATTTATGAGGTAGAATAAATCCTAAGAGTCCTTTCTCACTGAGCAATTTAACTCCTTGTTCTACAAAGCATACATATATGTCATAATTCCCGTTTTGTGCAGATAGGTATTTGTTTTTTAAAGCTTCAACAGTTTTAGGATTAAACTCTTGAATTGTCTGTATTCTTATATACGGCGGATTGCCTATGACGGCATCGAAGCCACCCGTCATTTTCAAGAATGGGAATGCGACTTCCCAATCGAATGGGTTGATTTTGTGCCGCTCCCGCTCGGACATCCCGAAAAAGTCATCGCTGATGAAGTCGCTGCCGATTAGCGAGTTGCCGCATTTGATGTTGTCGTCCATCTTTGGCAGCAGTGCATCTTGGAATCCCAAGACTGCGAGCGGCTCCTTGGCGATGCCCTCCAACACTTTCAAATAGAGCGACATCTGTGCCACTTCGGTCGCCTGCTTGTCAATATCCACACCGTAGATGTTGTTTTGGAGTATTCTGCCCTTTTTTCGTGCGGTCAATCTCAACTTGCCGGTCTCTTCGTCCATGAATGCCAGCAAATGCGTGTTTCTGCCCTTCTTTTCGTGAATTTCGGTGATATGAGCGTTGTAGTAATCCTCGTGCCATTTGATTAGTGCATCGAAAGCCCCCAAAAGGAATGAGCCGGAGCCACATGCGGGGTCGAGTATTTTGAGCCGGCTGACATCGTCCGGTGTTCGGGCTTGCTCCAATAGCTTCCCGACAGTGTTTGCGACGATGTACTCGACGATGTACTGAGGAGTGTAGTAAACGCCGCCCGCTTTCCGCACTTCGGGCTTTTGGTCTATGACAACTTGTCTGCCCTTATCGAAGCTGATTTCGTCGCCCAAGAATCGCTCGTAAATTGTGCCGAGCACTTCTACGGGGATTTCGTCGAATCTGTAGGGCGAATCCTCCACATTCAGCTCTTTGACGATATTTTTGAATAGCGATGCTTCGATTGTGAGATTTTCGGATAGCGGATGCGGATTGAAAATCAGCCCGTTGTATTTCGGTGCGAGTTCCTTGCAAATCATCAGAAATGCAGCATAGGAATTGCCGACTCGATGCTCGAGAATGCTCTTGATGAAGTCGGTGTTTTCGATGTCCCTATCTTGCAAAATCCGCAGAAACACAAGCCTGTCCAAGATTCGTTGAGTGGCTTCGGCAAGCTCGAACTCATTATCGAAATGATTCTTTTTTGCGATTAGCGATGCGAGTTTGATTCGCCACTCCGAAAGCGAATTGAGGAAATGTTTATCCACAGTATCGCGAAGTTCTAACTGAGTGGGTTTGACAAGTTCGTCCAATGAGCCCGCAAAAACGGCTTCTCGCCCAAAAGTAGCCAACAAATCGTCAACTCTGTCGGGATATTCCTCGCAAAGCATGTCCAATTCTTTGATTAGCCCCTTTTTTGCATCGCCAATAAGCGGTTTGCCGAGCGCCCTGAAAGGACGGAACTCTTCGAAATCGGTCAATATTGCAATAGGCACTTTACCGTTCCAGCAATAGAGCTTGGTCTGATAGATGTGTCGGGGGTTGGTCAAATCTTCGGC
Encoded here:
- a CDS encoding Eco57I restriction-modification methylase domain-containing protein, whose amino-acid sequence is MAENIKDKLNKLVFDFKLSNYRDLNESQTRISYIDRFWELLGWNVRNPLEVQVERTDKSYMGRRPDYRFIKGNKTLFFVEAKKPAEDLTNPRHIYQTKLYCWNGKVPIAILTDFEEFRPFRALGKPLIGDAKKGLIKELDMLCEEYPDRVDDLLATFGREAVFAGSLDELVKPTQLELRDTVDKHFLNSLSEWRIKLASLIAKKNHFDNEFELAEATQRILDRLVFLRILQDRDIENTDFIKSILEHRVGNSYAAFLMICKELAPKYNGLIFNPHPLSENLTIEASLFKNIVKELNVEDSPYRFDEIPVEVLGTIYERFLGDEISFDKGRQVVIDQKPEVRKAGGVYYTPQYIVEYIVANTVGKLLEQARTPDDVSRLKILDPACGSGSFLLGAFDALIKWHEDYYNAHITEIHEKKGRNTHLLAFMDEETGKLRLTARKKGRILQNNIYGVDIDKQATEVAQMSLYLKVLEGIAKEPLAVLGFQDALLPKMDDNIKCGNSLIGSDFISDDFFGMSERERHKINPFDWEVAFPFLKMTGGFDAVIGNPPYIRIQTIQEFNPKTVEALKNKYLSAQNGNYDIYVCFVEQGVKLLSEKGLLGFILPHKFFNANYGQGLRTILSKNNNISEIIHFGDIQIFDGATTYTCLLFLNRFNNDSFSFTKVENLDNWRYFKKSSSNAIDSSILKMNEWNFQLLNDRDLMLKLNSYETKLSDFTENISQGFKTGSDEIFIHNFEEEFLEEQYYVKVLKGKDIQRYSIDFLNRFAIFPYINGVPITETDLSKDSPKIYNYLLRNKDRLMQRDRGKLKGPAWFCFSRTQFIRLVDLKKIITRDLANTPSFTLDDGVGYGLMGGYGITLLPTVKESIYYILGLLNSSVSGYFISKSSSYYRGGFYSYEKRFIKDIPIKKINFENNHEKAQHDKIVELVERMLRLHKELQTATEFDRKHIEQYISRTDKEIDALVYQLYALTPEEIKIVEGGE